From the genome of Deinococcus sp. JMULE3, one region includes:
- a CDS encoding menaquinone biosynthesis protein — translation MDWGTPDPYRAGWIHFTNVAPILDSLVLPPGVTAITGVPTQMNAALLSGQVDIANISAVEFIRNADVLEALPDFSVAVLGPVYSVNLFHTRPLEDLRRVALTAQSAMSVALLEVLLRERGLNPTLERAEGEAETLLAQGFDGVLRIGDSALREWYGVVGPLTPETTMTGLPHAARGITVTDLAEEWFRLTGHPFTFAVWAYRKHNPPPSELVQAMREARREGIGHLAAVAQRHARKLGLPERVVQHYLWNFRYHLEAPDRLGLHEFAAKAVPGHAPLTFGPRPGEERTRSAAD, via the coding sequence GTGGACTGGGGAACGCCCGACCCGTACCGGGCCGGTTGGATTCATTTCACGAATGTCGCGCCCATCCTGGATTCGCTGGTGCTGCCGCCGGGCGTGACGGCGATCACGGGCGTGCCGACGCAGATGAACGCGGCGCTGCTGTCGGGTCAGGTGGATATCGCGAACATCAGCGCGGTGGAGTTCATCCGGAACGCGGACGTGCTGGAGGCCCTGCCGGATTTCAGCGTGGCGGTGCTGGGGCCGGTGTACTCCGTGAACCTGTTCCACACGCGTCCGCTGGAGGACCTGCGGCGGGTGGCACTGACGGCGCAGTCGGCGATGAGCGTGGCGCTGCTGGAGGTGCTGCTGCGCGAACGCGGCCTGAACCCGACGCTGGAACGCGCCGAGGGCGAGGCGGAAACCCTCCTGGCGCAGGGGTTCGACGGGGTGCTGCGGATCGGGGACAGCGCCCTGCGCGAGTGGTACGGCGTGGTCGGCCCACTGACGCCCGAGACGACCATGACCGGCCTCCCGCACGCCGCGCGCGGCATCACCGTCACGGACCTGGCAGAGGAGTGGTTCCGCCTGACCGGGCACCCGTTCACGTTCGCGGTGTGGGCGTACCGCAAGCACAACCCACCCCCAAGCGAACTCGTACAGGCCATGCGCGAAGCGCGCCGCGAAGGGATCGGGCACCTTGCCGCCGTCGCACAGAGGCACGCGCGGAAACTGGGCCTGCCGGAACGCGTCGTGCAGCACTACCTGTGGAACTTCCGCTACCACCTCGAAGCGCCCGACCGCCTGGGCCTGCACGAGTTCGCCGCGAAAGCCGTCCCCGGCCACGCCCCACTGACCTTCGGCCCCCGCCCCGGCGAGGAACGCACGCGGAGCGCAGCGGACTGA
- the mqnE gene encoding aminofutalosine synthase MqnE, which yields MNWLSDPALAPIVQKVEAGQRLNFEEGMQLFRTRDLNTLMRLANLRKTALHGDKVYFVHSMRLEFTNICYVGCTFCAFAAHKNEARAWDYSPEEVTRQVGRRYVPGITELHMSSGHHPNHKWEYYPAMVRALREAYPDLQVKAFTAAEIEHLSKISKKPTLEVLRELQAAGLSAMPGGGAEIFADRVRKQVAKNKVKAEKWLQIHSEAHSLGMRTNATMLYGHIETLEERLDHMHRLRDLQDDSLARHGGGFHAFIPLAFQPLGNTLAQNLGKTEYTTGLDDLRNLAVARIYLDNFPHIKGYWVMIGSELTQVSLDWGVSDIDGTIQEEHIAHAAGATSPMKLSEQGMIRMIQHAGRLPVLRDAYYNELATFPAQSEAAD from the coding sequence GGGCCAGCGCCTGAACTTCGAAGAGGGGATGCAGCTGTTCAGGACACGGGACCTGAACACCCTGATGCGCCTCGCGAACCTCCGCAAGACGGCGCTGCACGGCGACAAGGTGTACTTCGTGCACTCCATGCGACTGGAGTTCACGAACATCTGCTACGTGGGCTGCACGTTCTGCGCGTTCGCCGCGCACAAGAACGAGGCCCGCGCCTGGGACTACAGCCCCGAGGAAGTCACGCGGCAGGTGGGCCGCCGCTACGTGCCCGGCATCACCGAACTGCACATGAGCAGCGGGCACCACCCGAACCACAAGTGGGAGTACTACCCCGCCATGGTCCGCGCGCTGCGCGAGGCGTACCCGGACCTGCAGGTGAAGGCCTTCACCGCCGCCGAGATCGAGCACCTGAGCAAGATCAGCAAGAAACCCACCCTGGAGGTGCTGCGCGAACTCCAGGCGGCAGGGCTGAGCGCCATGCCGGGCGGCGGCGCCGAGATCTTCGCCGACCGCGTGCGCAAGCAGGTCGCGAAGAACAAGGTCAAGGCCGAGAAGTGGCTGCAGATCCACAGCGAGGCCCACAGCCTGGGCATGCGCACGAACGCCACCATGCTCTACGGGCACATCGAGACGCTGGAAGAACGGCTGGATCACATGCACCGCCTGCGCGACCTGCAGGACGACTCCCTGGCCCGCCACGGCGGCGGCTTCCACGCGTTCATCCCACTGGCATTCCAGCCGCTCGGCAACACCCTGGCGCAGAACCTCGGGAAGACCGAGTACACCACCGGCCTGGACGACCTGCGCAACCTCGCCGTGGCGCGCATCTACCTCGATAACTTCCCGCACATCAAGGGCTACTGGGTGATGATCGGCTCTGAACTCACGCAGGTGAGCCTCGACTGGGGCGTGTCCGACATCGACGGCACCATCCAGGAGGAACACATCGCACACGCCGCCGGAGCGACCAGCCCCATGAAACTCAGCGAGCAGGGCATGATCCGCATGATCCAGCACGCCGGACGCCTCCCCGTCCTGCGCGACGCGTACTACAACGAACTCGCCACGTTCCCCGCGCAGAGTGAGGCCGCCGACTGA
- a CDS encoding nuclear transport factor 2 family protein, whose protein sequence is MPTLDALLALDDRWNAAYHHGDPGALEGVLAADWLGFLPDGRSIGRADLITHFPTDPAPTLMIERHAARIHGHTGITRLTLYEGPQRIQSVLRVYTQIEGRWQAISAQVVP, encoded by the coding sequence ATGCCCACCCTGGACGCCCTGCTGGCCCTGGACGACCGCTGGAACGCCGCGTACCACCACGGCGACCCAGGTGCCCTGGAAGGCGTCCTGGCCGCCGACTGGCTGGGCTTCCTCCCCGACGGAAGGAGCATCGGCCGCGCCGACCTGATCACGCACTTCCCCACTGACCCGGCCCCCACCCTGATGATCGAACGGCACGCCGCCCGCATCCACGGCCACACGGGCATCACCCGCCTGACCCTCTACGAAGGGCCTCAGCGCATCCAGTCCGTCCTGCGCGTCTACACCCAGATCGAAGGACGCTGGCAGGCGATCAGCGCGCAGGTCGTCCCGTGA